In a single window of the Podospora pseudocomata strain CBS 415.72m chromosome 2 map unlocalized CBS415.72m_2, whole genome shotgun sequence genome:
- a CDS encoding uncharacterized protein (EggNog:ENOG503P8HW) has protein sequence MASNNTSPVPVATFGKDPKVAEQVREKLLPDIEVVHCSLTLDSALAELPALCSGDTSVSPSSGLGTNAGASDSSSRKVPQAIFFGGGFTDDEYEQIVAAVQARAPGIHMVKVQKRDVLAAGSFGPNPDTIAKIYRKKMAALAAA, from the coding sequence ATggcctccaacaacacctcccccgtccccgtcgCCACCTTTGGCAAAGACCCGAAAGTAGCCGAGCAAGTCCGCGAGAAACTCCTCCCCGACATCGAAGTCGTCCACtgctccctcaccctcgactCGGCCCTCGCCGAGCTCCCCGCCCTCTGCTCCGGGGACACCTccgtctccccttcctccggCCTCGGCACAAACGCCGGTGCttccgactcctcctcccgcaagGTCCCCCAGGCCATCTTCTTCGGGGGCGGCTTCACGGACGACGAGTACGAGCAGATCGTCGCCGCCGTCCAGGCCCGCGCTCCGGGCATCCACATGGTCAAGGTCCAGAAGCGGGATGTTCTCGCCGCGGGCTCGTTCGGGCCGAACCCGGACACTATTGCCAAGATTtacaggaagaagatggctgCTCTGGCGGCTGCTTAG
- the CCR4 gene encoding Glucose-repressible alcohol dehydrogenase transcriptional effector (COG:K; EggNog:ENOG503NVSK; BUSCO:EOG09260WGT) gives MADGDRHPIQAFSSPLSSNFSSSSSIANGILLNSLLSHLVTAQPTAHSKTSASLGQNLRGMYGQGPQQGHNNRLSGAPGRGQPNIPPVQYQQYNYGQQPQGHPHQHHAHHHQNLQPDPGVHGLPAGNMGHSSYSTGAHQASSPFAGGSHPSGQTATTRGGSGQAISDSWGEQLKLYKQAQEAHQTMVEQHLPHYYARAKASDNKGVVYASEGTTTTEDQEVARNRPSYTTNKLVKRQDWHNLDLSGQGVRKIARALFSYDFLVELYIASNKITVLPPDIGKLRCLKVLEASHNELHELPPEIGMCTNLQQLILFNNHITSLPYELGFLYKLEMLGLHGNPLMNGPLKDEIMNKDTKSLINSLLVDAPVPPAPAPRLPITVQDDVASSLERVSVLTWNILCERYATKQMYGYTPPSALEWDYRKQLILDEIYDRNPDIVCLQEISRNAYENEFSPSLAKHGYRGIQWSRPKVKTLPNNMVGGVDGCATFWKTDKWIVLQKEMLDYSHLTITRPDLKQNHDVYNRAMGKDNIGTIILLESRVTGSRLIVANTHLAWEPDLCDVKLLQIACLMENITRLGDKWTRTPPMAIDKKQAIQGILEEGEERQELPPPGPSQEYRNNTDIPLIICGDYNSTPSSGVYDFLATGRLSHDHPEWLGRKYGNFTRDGVEHPFSIRSAYAHLRGGPHELSFTNYTPTFREVIDYIWYSTNTLELVSLLAPPDKQALTRIPGFPYYHFPSDHIQIMAEYVIRPRKDKRAVVEPDFGPSSRRT, from the exons ATGGCAGATGGTGACCGACATCCGATACAAGCCTTCTCGAGCCCGCTTTCGTCCAATttcagctccagcagctcgATCGCCAACGGCATACTGCTCAACTCCCTTTTGTCACACCTAGTGACCGCCCAACCCACTGCCCATTCCAAGACATCGGCGTCTCTTGGCCAAAACCTGCGCGGCATGTATGGTCAGGGGCCCCAGCAGGGGCACAACAATCGCCTCAGTGGCGCTCCAGGGCGGGGTCAGCCCAATATTCCGCCAGTGCAGTATCAACAGTACAACTACGGTCAACAGCCACAGGGCCATCCACATCAGCATCATGCGCATCACCATCAGAATCTTCAGCCAGACCCCGGTGTACACGGGTTACCGGCGGGGAACATGGGGCATTCAAGCTACTCCACCGGCGCCCATCAAGCCTCTAGCCCATTTGCTGGCGGGAGCCATCCTAGCGGGCAAACTGCCACCACTAGAGGTGGTTCTGGTCAAGCAATCTCGGACAGTTGGGGAGAGCAGCTCAAATTGTACAAACAAGCACAGGAGGCGCATCAAACCATGGTTGAGCAGCACCTTCCGCACTATTATGCACGGGCCAAGGCATCCGACAacaagggggtggtgtatgCTTCCGAAGGAACGACAACTACAGAGGACCAGGAAGTCGCTAGAAACCGGCCCTCCTATACCACAAACAAGCTTGTCAAACGACAGGATTGGCACAACCTCGACCTGAGCGGTCAAGGGGTGCGCAAGATTGCGCGGGCCTTGTTCAGTTACGATTTTCTTGTAGAGCTGTACATTGCGTCCAACAAGATTACCGTCTTGCCTCCAGATATTGGCAAACTAAGGTGCTTGAAGGTTTTGGAAGCGTCTCATAACGAACTGCATGAACTGCCCCCCGAAATCGGCATGTGCACAAACCTCCAACAGCTTATCCTGTTTAACAATCACATAACAAGCCTTCCGTATGAACTGGGCTTCCTTTACAAACTGGAGATGCTGGGTCTCCACGGCAACCCACTCATGAACGGCCCGTTGAAAGACGAAATCATGAACAAGGACACGAAGAGCTTGATCAACAGTCTTCTCGTTGACGCTCCAG TCCCCCCTGCTCCCgctcctcgtcttcccatCACGGTGCAAGATGATGTGGCGTCTAGCCTTGAACGTGTCAGCGTTTTAACGTGGAATATTCTGTGCGAAAGGTACGCGACCAAGCAGATGTATGGCTACACACCGCCCTCAGCTCTTGAATGGGACTATCGCAAGCAgttgatcctcgacgagATCTATGACCGCAACCCAGACATCGTCTGCCTCCAAGAGATCAGCAGGAACGCCTATGAGAACGAATTCTCTCCCTCCCTGGCCAAACACGGTTATAGAGGTATACAGTGGTCAAGACCCAAGGTGAAGACATTGCCCAACAACATGGTAGGCGGTGTTGACGGCTGTGCTACCTTCTGGAAGACCGACAAGTGGATTGTACTGCAAAAGGAGATGCTTGACTATTcacacctcaccatcacccgccCAGATCTCAAGCAAAACCACGACGTTTACAACAGGGCGATGGGCAAAGATAATATTGGGACGATTATCTTGCTGGAGAGCCGAGTAACAGGTTCTCGCTTGATTGTGGCCAACACGCATCTGGCCTGGGAGCCTGATCTTTGCGACGTGAAGCTATTGCAGATCGCGTGTCTGATGGAGAACATCACGAGGCTCGGCGATAAGTGGACACGAACCCCGCCGATGGCAATCGACAAAAAGCAAGCGATTCAAGGGATCCtcgaagaaggagaggagaggcaggagcTTCCTCCGCCAGGCCCTTCACAGGAGTATCGCAACAACACGGATATTCCTCTGATCATCTGCGGCGATTACAACTCTACGCCCAGCAGTGGCGTTTACGACTTTCTTGCCACTGGTCGTCTTTCCCATGATCACCCCGAATGGCTTGGTCGAAAGTACGGAAACTTCACGAGAGACGGTGTTGAGCACCCCTTCAGCATCCGTTCGGCCTATGCCCATCTCAGAGGTGGACCTCATGAACTTAGCTTCACCAACTACACACCAACCTTCCGTGAAGTCATTGACTACATCTGGTATTCCACCAACACGCTGGAGTTGGTGTCGTTGCTTGCTCCTCCGGACAAGCAGGCTCTTACGCGGATTCCCGGCTTCCCATATTATCACTTCCCATCTGACCACATTCAAATCATGGCCGAGTACGTGATCCGGCCCCGCAAGGACAAGAGAGCAGTCGTGGAGCCGGATTTTGGACCAAGCAGCCGGCGGACTTGA
- a CDS encoding uncharacterized protein (COG:S; EggNog:ENOG503NZWR), giving the protein MEFLSGYAAAQSPFSAYTVEPPPNSSHRSRSKQPGRSNSTSGTQTKKRSRIHGHARTNSASTSSTGSGRTGDSNQQPSHPGHHHGTATAAASNNNINNNPAWLQHSGAPDAARPGVDAAAASPAAVTAPPFGARRDRHRERMSYQDKQLPATPRLNTVDASSRSPGSGSASEPASAQTPASASTAFSDRRMLHHHAAAMYDPGSKPPGPGPAGLPRSESVTSVGGVTTASGRTMISTEPPSSQEAAAYQLRPFVVRNGRTYISDQSLPYPLPVDLEELHRQSLKTMLLLQLYGRPICDPTFINKPPPRILEIGCGTGFWSMTCYRYYEARGQHANMSFTGLDILPLAPPTGGPGVSESAESAPSALPGASAIRPDKDMNWTFVQHDLRKLPLPFPEGSFDFVMVKDMGLATSMVMQQGLVDEYIRVLVPGGTVEIWETDHTLRMLRPHVPESPAGSGGAEGEAEAGGEVENGNDEQNIMEMGAYLMTANTPLSQPLNNFLLEYNGWISRALEARGLFCMPCTVIGPLLIQEAEVLTGVGSTRLAIPLSEVRWEREGVGGVVTKDGKSYIDTKARRLGKDGAPVGKALGPVATAVRKTALTVVVQQIQSMEHVLREVSGKSQDEWDAWLGKMMNDLVRENGPSWGECLEVGAWWAKKR; this is encoded by the coding sequence ATGGAGTTCCTTTCAGGTTATGCTGCGGCTCAATCCCCTTTCTCCGCCTACACCGTCGAGCCGCCTCCTAATTCCTCCCATCGTTCCCGTTCCAAGCAGCCTGGCCGATCCAACTCGACCTCGGGCACCCAGACGAAGAAGCGCTCTCGCATACACGGACACGCCCGTACTAACAGCGCCAGCACTTCGAGCACGGGCAGCGGCCGGACCGGCGATAGCAACCAGCAGCCATCGCATCCAGGTCACCACCAcggcaccgccaccgccgccgctagcaacaacaacatcaacaacaaccctgcGTGGTTGCAGCACTCCGGCGCTCCCGACGCCGCCAGACCCGGAGttgatgccgccgccgcatctcctgctgctgtgacAGCACCCCCGTTCGGCGCCCGCCGTGATCGACACCGCGAGCGCATGTCCTACCAGGACAAGCAGCTACCAGCAACCCCCCGCCTCAACACCGTCGACGCCTCTTCGCGATCACCGGGCAGCGGTAGCGCTTCTGAGCCAGCTTCGGCACAAACACCAGCTTCCGCCTCGACCGCCTTCTCAGACCGACGCAtgctccatcatcatgcagCAGCCATGTACGATCCAGGATCCAAACCACCTGGGCCGGGACCAGCAGGTCTCCCCCGCTCCGAAAGCGTCACCAGCGTCGGGGGAGTAACCACGGCGAGCGGGCGCACCATGATCTCCACCGAGCCACCATCCAGccaagaagccgccgccTACCAGCTCAGGCCGTTTGTCGTCCGCAACGGCCGGACGTACATCTCAGACCAGTCCCTCCCTTACCCATTACCCGTCGACCTGGAGGAGCTACACAGGCAGAGTCTAAAGACGATGCTTTTACTGCAATTATACGGACGACCTATTTGCGATCCGACATTCATCAACAAACCGCCGCCGCGCATCCTGGAAATTGGGTGCGGGACAGGATTTTGGAGCATGACTTGTTACCGCTACTACGAAGCCAGAGGCCAGCACGCAAACATGTCTTTTACTGGGCTTGATATTCTCCCTCTTGCGCCTCCCACGGGAGGGCCAGGGGTTTCTGAGAGTGCCGAGTCGGCCCCTTCCGCTTTGCCTGGGGCGTCAGCTATCAGGCCGGATAAAGACATGAATTGGACTTTTGTACAACACGATCTGAGGAAACTGCCGTTACCCTTCCCTGAGGGGTCGTTTGACTTTGTCATGGTGAAGGACATGGGCCTTGCTACGTCGATGGTGATGCAACAGGGTCTGGTAGACGAGTATATTCGGGTGTTGGTGCCTGGTGGAACGGTGGAGATATGGGAGACTGATCATACACTTCGTATGCTCCGCCCTCATGTGCCGGAGTCACCTGCTGGATCAGGTGGCGCTGAGGGTGAAGCggaggctggtggtgaggttgagaatGGGAATGACGAGCAGAATATAATGGAAATGGGGGCGTATCTCATGACGGCCAATACGCCGCTCAGCCAACCTCTTAATAACTTCTTGTTGGAATATAATGGGTGGATATCTCGCGCATTGGAGGCGAGAGGGCTGTTTTGCATGCCTTGTACGGTTATTGGGCCGTTGTTGATTCAAGAAGCGGAGGTCTTGACTGGAGTAGGGAGCACGAGGTTGGCGATTCCTTTGTCGGAAGTTagatgggaaagggaaggggttggcggtgtGGTTAccaaggatgggaagagcTATATCGATACGAAGGCGAGGAGGCTAGGGAAGGATGGTGCGCCCGTGGGCAAGGCGCTAGGGCCGGTGGCGACGGCGGTCAGGAAGACAGcgttgacggtggtggtgcagcaGATCCAGAGCATGGAGCATGTcctgagggaggtgagcgGGAAGAGCCAGGATGAGTGGGATGCCTGGctggggaagatgatgaatgatCTGGTGAGAGAAAATGGCCCGAGTTGGGGAGAGTGTCTCGAGGTTGGTGCTTGGTgggcgaagaagaggtga
- a CDS encoding uncharacterized protein (EggNog:ENOG503P6RC; COG:S), whose protein sequence is MSSTNPELRQQVVSIYKQLLYLGRDYPQGYNYFRPRIHRAFMANASLTDEAEIRQAIARAQFVQKD, encoded by the exons ATGTCCTCAACAAACCCAGAGCTGAGACAGCAAGTCGTGTCAATTTACAAGC AGCTCTTGTACCTCGGCCGTGATTACCCTCAGGGATACAATTACTTCCGCCCTCGCATACACAGGGCCTTTATGGCCAATGCTAGCCTGACGGATGAAGCGGAGATACGTCAAGCCATTGCGCGGGCGCAGTTTGTTCAGAAGG ATTGA
- a CDS encoding uncharacterized protein (EggNog:ENOG503NX82; COG:S) produces the protein MTPPTPLLTSSLRSRGLLSLPSFTKTLQRPLSTITNQLPPPPPKQWIPDLRARLGKCIIFGCTHSQITRASSVLKALSTEWKSLVAGSEGFLTGGRRGLDGRQIAWGEMDSFQHVNNVNYYRYAESARVNWITNFAVHVDPKHRQQWAELMTPKSTGLIMKSLKCDFKFPMVYPDKISVYHKLRCRPEGDPAPSNFMLDCIVLSHQHRRVAARLEEDIVVYDYKAAKKTSMPGFMMELFQQTWEMQQAEEVRARTRIWELIGEVEGLEKETWDREDAVEDLGSAGKSSA, from the exons aTGACCCCCCCAAcgcccctcctcaccagctccCTCCGATCAAGGGGCTTactctcccttccctccttcaccaaaaCCCTACAAAGacccctctccaccatcaccaaccaactcccccctccaccaccaaaacaatgGATCCCCGACCTCCGCGCCCGCCTAGGCAAATGCATCATCTTCGGCTGCACCCACTCCCAAATTACCCGCGCGTCCTCCGTTCTCAAAGCCCTATCAACCGAATGGAAGTCTCTTGTCGCCGGCAGTGAAGGGTTCCTCAccgggggaagaagaggactaGACGGGAGGCAGATTGCctggggggagatggataGTTTT CAACACGTCAACAATGTGAATTACTATCGGTATGCCGAGTCGGCAAGAGTAAACTGGATCACCAACTTTGCCGTTCATGTTGATCCAAAGCATAGGCAGCAGTGGGCGGAGCTGATGACGCCCAAGTCGACGGGGTTGATTATGAAGAGTTTGAAGTGTGATTTCAAGTTT CCAATGGTTTACCCTGATAAGATCTCCGTCTATCACAAGCTCCGCTGCAGGCCTGAGGGGGACCCGGCGCCGAGTAATTTCATGCTGGATTGTATCGTCTTGTCTCATCAGCATAGAAGGGTGGCGGCacgcttggaggaggatatcgTTGTTTATGACTACAAGGCTGCGAAAAAGACGAGCATGcctgggtttatgatggaGTTGTTCCAGCAGACGTGGGAGATGCAGCAGgctgaggaggtgagggcgaggacgaggattTGGGAGttgattggggaggtggaggggttggagaaggagacgtGGGATAGGGAGGATGCGGTAGAGGATTTGGGGAGTGCTGGTAAGAGTAGTGCTTGA
- a CDS encoding uncharacterized protein (COG:U; EggNog:ENOG503NU61) — protein sequence MRMPRAANSGKRQQGASNQRDTRHENGLVGPGKRVVKQKSQNQLDGISKPTVDAASVPPLPLQVNNNNTTTTTTAAPPHPDDMAPEHRTTEMLRRGSLDAYSESSSADSLPAAVSLPIPDEGHRQINVNDAKNTNVHRDPGLMELAITVLRACPLQDTIAILIILMQASPAVLATIYTLFTLLTFVPPVTTSSGLSIAEIFDGSQGTPSLTTLVGMDVVMLGIWLFLWAPMQQFILDLAQVVIALTLGGGGTSRQGTTSNILFCVAMVGMSQWTRHARWSGLSRLSSVLGSHRFLMADSDSNMRAFEKKGPDGWLRNILGIHILTQGLVRYIREWYLRRERRDLQLQSLADPEAGKSVSFTAEGSSDAALMAADSDAHLQTSAGNISTKKRRKQSALVRIRQPLWAALASTKIVMVKEYELSHAASESTSSNATDIHNLGNAPFNKQPEKIWICYVGCDEVCFNTSHFPDPLSEDEASEDESHPGIDMSKPFYVRVNKAIWQPTRMMPIEIGEEEKQQGTCWTGDIYGLTPLSNYECEFVSTRTGEVIFSTSVRTIQAKSKDLEVASKTTNNQRSHARHDSPATTLRASIAAAEAKLADEKARLKSVKKDNNRKLNALRKEIEKLSSAVQSAGGDDEKLRQKVAQNKVQEKRAEESINELDAELKELEALPEELLNEYRAKQSAWTSEKAQFDKARSSFKSWKASIDKELKLLEEERASLQAKRNKIATRIAKVDDEHARITDANARGLNEAERRRQERAALEADMARTEQHLRDRIQTLRAGNITKQAQIHDLNTQLEVYMASFQDDLAYDTGAVPGHFQPSAQWGPPPAPVPYNAHAHAHAQPQPMWPPTSMAGPAPSLLPPPHLSAYPNPIGPVANPPHAKTRGRSSSMLSDVSGFTQSTEELDREFNSNVGVIGHPHVHANHHSYGTSGSTSLRGPPGFHISRQRSDGPGVGSGSGSGSGSGFGSGSSSVRSGMSGGSVKEAPSPA from the coding sequence ATGCGTATGCCTCGCGCCGCCAATTCAGGAAAGCGACAGCAGGGAGCAAGCAACCAGCGTGATACCAGGCATGAGAATGGCCTGGTAGGTCCGGGGAAGCGTGTGGTCAAGCAGAAGAGCCAGAACCAGCTCGATGGCATCTCCAAGCCAACCGTTGACGCTGCCTCCGTGCCGCCTCTGCCACTGcaagtcaacaacaacaacaccaccaccaccaccaccgctgcccCGCCCCATCCCGACGACATGGCTCCCGAACACCGGACAACCGAGATGCTCCGCAGGGGCTCGCTAGATGCCTACTCTGAATCTTCGTCTGCCGACTCGCTCCCTGCTGCCGTCAGCCTGCCCATCCCCGACGAGGGTCACCGTCAGATCAATGTGAACGATGCCAAGAATACAAACGTCCACCGCGACCCCGGCTTGATGGAGCTCGCCATCACGGTCCTTCGCGCATGCCCTCTTCAGGACACCATTGCTATCCTCATCATTCTCATGCAGGCTTCACCCGCTGTCTTGGCAACCATCTATACTTTGTTTACGCTTCTTACTTTTGTGCCACCCGTAACCACCAGTTCCGGTCTCAGCATCGCCGAGATTTTCGACGGCAGCCAAGGAACGCCTTCTCTGACGACCCTGGTTGGAATGGATGTGGTCATGTTGGGCATCTGGCTCTTCTTATGGGCACCCATGCAGCAGTTCATCTTAGATCTCGCTCAAGTTGTGAtcgccttgaccttgggcggcggtggcactTCGAGGCAAGGCACCACGAGCAATATTCTCTTTTGCGTGGCCATGGTAGGAATGTCTCAGTGGACACGGCACGCCCGGTGGAGTGGTTTGTCGCGACTGAGCTCGGTGTTGGGTTCCCATCGCTTCCTGATGGCTGATTCAGATTCAAATATGCGTGCATTCGAGAAGAAGGGCCCTGATGGGTGGCTTCGAAATATTTTGGGTATTCACATTCTGACTCAGGGTCTGGTGCGATACATCCGGGAATGGTACCTGCGGAGGGAACGTCGTGATTTGCAGCTCCAGAGCCTAGCAGACCCCGAAGCCGGAAAGTCCGTTTCTTTTACGGCCGAGGGTTCCTCAGATGCTGCCCTCATGGCCGCCGACAGCGATGCTCACCTACAAACCAGCGCAGGAAATATTTCGACCAAGAAACGCAGGAAGCAAAGTGCTCTCGTCCGGATCAGGCAGCCTCTCTGGGCGGCTCTAGCTAGTACCAAGATTGTTATGGTGAAGGAGTATGAGCTTTCCCACGCCGCCTCGGAATCAACCAGTTCGAACGCCACCGATATCCACAACCTGGGCAATGCCCCCTTCAACAAGCAGCCTGAGAAGATCTGGATCTGCTATGTGGGTTGCGACGAGGTCTGCTTCAACACCAGTCATTTCCCTGATCCATTGAGCGAAGACGAAGCATCCGAGGACGAGAGCCATCCAGGCATCGATATGAGTAAACCGTTCTATGTCAGGGTCAACAAAGCTATTTGGCAACCAACCCGAATGATGCCAATCGAAatcggcgaggaggaaaagcaACAAGGGACGTGCTGGACAGGCGATATCTACGGACTTACGCCGCTCTCCAACTACGAGTGCGAATTCGTCAGCACTCGTACTGGTGAGGTCATTTTCTCAACCAGTGTCAGAACCATTCAGGCCAAGAGCAAGGATCTCGAAGTAGCATCCAAAACTACCAACAATCAACGATCGCATGCCCGCCACGACTCGCCCGCCACGACTCTTAGGGCATCCATTGCTGCAGCTGAAGCGAAACTGGCCGATGAAAAGGCCCGTCTCAAGTCTGTAAAAAAGGACAACAACCGAAAGCTGAATGCCCTGCGAAAAGAGATCGAGAAGCTGTCCTCAGCTGTACAGTCGGCTGGTGGAGATGACGAGAAACTAAGACAGAAGGTGGCGCAAAACAAGGTCCAGGAGAAGCGAGCCGAAGAGTCTATCAATGAGCTTGACGCGGAGCTCAAGGAGTTGGAGGCATTGCCCGAGGAGCTGCTGAATGAGTATCGGGCCAAGCAAAGTGCCTGGACCTCAGAGAAGGCCCAGTTTGACAAGGCCCGCTCCTCCTTCAAGAGCTGGAAGGCGTCCATTGACAAGGagttgaagttgttggaagaggaaAGGGCTAGCTTACAGGCCAAGCGCAACAAGATCGCGACACGTATCGCCAAGGTCGATGATGAACATGCTCGCATCACGGATGCCAATGCTCGGGGGTTGAACGAGGCAGAGCGTCGCCGGCAGGAGCGCGCTGCCCTCGAGGCTGATATGGCCCGCACGGAGCAGCATCTCAGGGATCGCATCCAGACGCTTCGTGCTGGTAATATCACCAAGCAGGCGCAAATCCACGACCTGAACACCCAATTGGAAGTTTACATGGCAAGCTTTCAAGACGACCTGGCTTACGACACAGGAGCGGTGCCGGGTCATTTCCAACCCTCTGCACAGTGGGGTCCGCCGCCAGCTCCTGTTCCCTACAACGCTCATGCCCATGCGCATGCTCAACCTCAGCCTATGTGGCCGCCGACCTCCATGGCCGGCcctgctccttctcttcttccgccTCCGCACCTGTCTGCGTATCCCAATCCGATCGGACCGGTAGCCAATCCACCTCACGCCAAGACCAGAGGTCGCTCGTCGTCCATGTTGAGCGATGTTTCAGGCTTCACTCAGTCGACGGAGGAGCTTGACCGTGAGTTCAACAGCAATGTAGGAGTTATCGGGCACCCCCACGTCCACGCCAACCATCATTCCTACGGGACATCAGGATCAACGAGCTTGCGAGGCCCACCTGGCTTCCACATTTCGCGGCAGCGAAGTGACGGCCCCGGCGTTGGATCAGGCTCGGGGTCTGGGTCTGGATCCGGCTTCGGCTCCGGCAGCAGTAGCGTGCGGTCGGGGATGAGTGGTGGAAGCGTCAAGGAAGCCCCCAGCCCTGCGTAA
- a CDS encoding uncharacterized protein (COG:S; EggNog:ENOG503P826) — translation MKYTAALLALAAAVSAQDISIFPECSLDCIISGIGSGTSCELTDFACVCENTQSLITSATPCVLEACGADVALNEVLPAVDEFCAGVGGGDDDAPAEDDEPSVTATPAPEPTDAPAEDDDDEDDEDVEPTPTGSFVSNITPAPTSNTTIPPPVEETTTPPPVTAGAAAVGYIGSLGMLALGAIAAL, via the exons ATGAAGTACACCgctgccctcctcgccctcgcggCCGCCGTTTCCGCCCAGgacatctccatcttccccgAGTGCTCACTCGACTGCATCATCAGCGGCATCGGCTCCGGCACCTCCTGCGAGCTGACCGACTTCGCCTGCGTCTGCGAGAACACCCAGtccctcatcacctcggCCACCCCTTGCGTTCTCGAAGCCTGCGGTGCCGATGTTGCTCTCA ACGAGGTCCTCCCCGCAGTCGACGAGTTCTGCGCTGGCGTTGGCGGTGGCGACGATGACGCCCccgccgaggacgacgagccCAGCGTCACTGCCACCCCCGCCCCTGAGCCCACCGACGCTCccgccgaggatgatgacgacgaggacgacgaggacgtcGAGCCAACCCCTACCGGCTCCTTCGTTTCCAACATCACCCCTgcccccaccagcaacaccaccatcccccctcccgttgaggagaccaccacccctcctcccgtcaCTGCTGGCGCCGCCGCTGTTGGATATATTGGCTCTTTGGGCATGCTCGCTCTCGGTGCCATTGCTGCTCTCTAA